From one Paenibacillus sp. FSL K6-1330 genomic stretch:
- a CDS encoding DUF4367 domain-containing protein has protein sequence MSMDNDQDLKPLFQRVEPLGTALPERVMNQIREKHLKRERFFVKNKVSILLITGMLLTASTGFAAVKYHSLTNGQGEVVYEEKSKAESPSPKDYSKEELNRIHLMNTIWDEQIKPGEAAIIYVVPDNPKHAIDIKSTPHAVKDFAKLQSMVNVPGLPLAKELSGSGTYTFNNASVHMERETDVNPLTEQEKANIAKKLLEKAKASGKDYALMPVKFTDNFWISTVYYTSDNKEVSLTILNNGDHGSVTSYWDDNSDMINRKIKINGQDVLQKTWNGGSSAQLDWAYEEPTTGHHYMLRLSSAQGEIAAEELIRIANTIIPKPDSK, from the coding sequence ATGAGCATGGACAACGACCAGGACCTGAAACCACTCTTTCAAAGGGTTGAGCCGCTCGGGACGGCCCTCCCGGAACGCGTCATGAACCAAATTCGGGAAAAACATCTTAAAAGGGAGCGATTTTTCGTGAAAAACAAAGTAAGCATTCTCTTAATTACCGGCATGCTGCTTACCGCATCGACCGGTTTCGCAGCAGTAAAGTACCACTCTTTAACCAACGGCCAGGGAGAGGTTGTCTATGAGGAGAAATCGAAGGCAGAGTCGCCTTCGCCTAAAGACTATTCAAAAGAGGAACTGAACCGCATACATCTGATGAACACCATCTGGGACGAACAGATCAAGCCGGGCGAAGCCGCCATCATTTATGTCGTACCGGATAATCCGAAGCATGCCATCGATATCAAATCCACTCCACATGCCGTCAAGGATTTCGCCAAGCTGCAAAGCATGGTGAACGTGCCCGGTTTGCCGCTGGCCAAGGAGCTGTCCGGTTCGGGCACATACACGTTCAATAACGCCAGCGTGCACATGGAGCGCGAGACTGACGTGAACCCGCTGACCGAGCAGGAAAAAGCCAACATCGCCAAAAAGCTGCTTGAGAAAGCCAAAGCTTCCGGGAAGGACTACGCCCTGATGCCGGTGAAGTTCACCGATAATTTCTGGATTTCAACGGTATATTATACCAGCGACAACAAGGAAGTCTCCCTTACCATCCTGAATAACGGGGACCACGGAAGCGTGACCTCCTACTGGGACGACAATAGTGACATGATCAACCGCAAGATCAAGATCAATGGGCAGGACGTTCTGCAAAAAACGTGGAACGGCGGAAGCTCGGCGCAGTTGGACTGGGCCTATGAAGAACCAACGACCGGGCACCACTACATGCTTAGGCTTAGCTCTGCCCAGGGAGAGATCGCTGCCGAAGAGCTGATCCGCATCGCCAATACGATCATTCCGAAGCCGGATTCCAAGTAA
- a CDS encoding RNA polymerase sigma factor, producing MDEPAFHQIVADVLKGEIDKYELIMNRCHKAIFNYCYHMLGDYAEAEDCTQEAFLKAYRNLSKFESDKPFEAWLYRIASNQCIDYLRKRKLSRYLPFLYQKDQDNRHVDQVIEHKYYNPSVLRALARLTAEERSLLILRCVEDKSYHEISLILQQNTTYLRKKFQRAAAKFRKHYAMAEGEETNEHGQRPGPETTLSKG from the coding sequence TTGGATGAACCAGCATTCCATCAGATCGTTGCTGATGTTTTGAAGGGAGAGATCGACAAATATGAGCTGATCATGAACCGTTGCCACAAAGCCATCTTCAACTATTGCTATCACATGCTTGGCGACTATGCCGAAGCCGAAGATTGCACCCAGGAAGCTTTTTTGAAAGCTTATCGCAATCTATCTAAATTCGAATCGGACAAGCCCTTCGAAGCCTGGCTGTACCGCATCGCCTCCAACCAGTGCATCGACTACCTCCGCAAGCGAAAGCTATCCCGATACCTCCCCTTTCTGTATCAGAAGGATCAGGATAACAGGCATGTCGATCAGGTCATCGAGCACAAATACTACAATCCGTCCGTGCTCCGGGCGCTGGCCAGGCTGACCGCCGAGGAACGGAGCCTGCTCATCCTGCGCTGCGTTGAGGACAAGAGCTATCATGAGATCAGCCTTATTTTGCAACAAAACACGACCTATCTTAGGAAAAAATTTCAGCGGGCTGCAGCCAAGTTCCGCAAACATTATGCCATGGCCGAGGGGGAAGAAACGAATGAGCATGGACAACGACCAGGACCTGAAACCACTCTTTCAAAGGGTTGA
- a CDS encoding aminoglycoside 6-adenylyltransferase, with translation MRSEQEMMDLVLGYAARDERVRAVTLEGSRTNPNVPKDIFQDYDISFHVTDMDSFIQNPNWIDVFGERLILQTPEDMAMFPPDLGGWFSYLMLFTDGNRIDMTLIPIEEKEKYCKEDKLIQILMDKDQTFPKIPAPSDEDFWVQHPPAAFFEDCCNEFWWVSTYVAKGLWREEILYAQDHFHNIMRPMLMKMLEWQVGTQTDFSLSVGKNGNYLKNYLSADSWNELMSTYPRGTYEEVWEALFTMGALFRRTALDVAEQLGFEYDMGQDRRVTGFLQHVRQLPADAKAIY, from the coding sequence ATGAGAAGCGAACAAGAAATGATGGATTTGGTATTGGGCTACGCAGCCCGCGACGAACGGGTTCGGGCGGTGACCCTGGAGGGCTCGCGAACGAATCCCAACGTGCCGAAGGATATTTTTCAGGATTACGATATCAGCTTTCATGTTACGGACATGGACAGCTTTATTCAGAATCCGAACTGGATTGATGTCTTCGGGGAACGGTTGATTCTGCAGACGCCGGAAGATATGGCCATGTTCCCTCCGGATCTTGGAGGCTGGTTCTCGTACCTGATGTTATTTACCGACGGCAACCGGATTGACATGACTCTGATTCCCATCGAGGAGAAGGAGAAATACTGCAAGGAAGACAAATTGATCCAGATCTTAATGGATAAAGATCAGACTTTTCCCAAGATTCCTGCTCCGTCCGACGAGGATTTCTGGGTACAGCATCCGCCCGCAGCCTTCTTCGAGGATTGCTGCAATGAGTTCTGGTGGGTATCCACGTATGTAGCCAAGGGCTTGTGGCGGGAAGAAATACTGTATGCCCAAGACCACTTCCACAACATCATGCGGCCGATGCTGATGAAAATGTTGGAGTGGCAGGTGGGCACCCAGACCGATTTCTCGCTCAGCGTGGGCAAGAACGGCAATTACTTGAAAAACTACCTGTCTGCGGACAGCTGGAACGAGCTGATGTCCACCTACCCCCGCGGAACCTACGAAGAGGTGTGGGAGGCGCTGTTTACGATGGGAGCGCTGTTTCGCAGAACCGCACTGGATGTCGCTGAACAGCTGGGCTTTGAATACGATATGGGGCAGGATCGGCGTGTAACGGGCTTCCTGCAGCATGTCCGGCAGCTGCCAGCGGATGCGAAGGCGATTTATTAA
- a CDS encoding glutamate-1-semialdehyde 2,1-aminomutase: MATSRNRSETLYQEALQHIVGGVNSPSRSFKAVGGGAPVFMKRASGAHFWDEDGNRYIDYLAAYGPIITGHAHPHITAAITTAAQNGTLYGTPTELEITLAKMLKAAIPSMDKVRFVNSGTEAVMTTIRVARAYTKRNKIIKFAGCYHGHSDLVLVAAGSGPSTLGIPDSAGIPASIATEVITVPFNDLEGLRAALDAWGDDVAAVMVEPIVGNFGMVMPKPGFLEGLCQMTHDNGSLVIYDEVISAFRFHYGSTQTYAGLANHEAIQPDLTALGKIIGGGLPIGAYGGRKHVMEQVAPLGPAYQAGTMAGNPASIAAGIACLEVLQGEGVYEEMERLTIKLTEGLQASADRHGIPLTINRIRGSFSTHFCDHPVTNYDEAQDTDGEAFAAFFRHMLDRGVNLAPSKYEAWFMTTAHTDADIEATLEAAEESFKAMKN, from the coding sequence ATGGCAACATCAAGAAACCGTTCCGAAACTCTGTATCAAGAAGCGCTGCAGCATATCGTAGGCGGCGTAAACAGTCCCTCCCGTTCCTTTAAAGCCGTAGGCGGTGGTGCCCCCGTCTTTATGAAACGCGCAAGCGGAGCCCACTTCTGGGACGAGGATGGCAACCGTTATATCGATTACTTGGCGGCTTATGGTCCGATCATAACCGGACATGCCCATCCGCATATTACGGCTGCAATCACAACAGCAGCTCAAAACGGTACTCTTTACGGGACGCCAACAGAGCTTGAGATCACCTTAGCCAAAATGCTGAAGGCCGCCATTCCGTCCATGGATAAGGTGCGTTTCGTCAATTCCGGTACCGAGGCGGTCATGACGACGATCCGGGTCGCCCGCGCCTACACCAAGCGCAACAAGATCATCAAGTTCGCCGGCTGTTACCACGGCCATTCCGATCTTGTCCTCGTGGCAGCAGGCTCCGGCCCTTCCACACTTGGTATTCCGGACAGTGCCGGGATCCCGGCCAGCATTGCGACGGAAGTCATTACCGTTCCGTTCAACGATCTGGAAGGCCTGCGCGCTGCCCTCGACGCATGGGGCGATGATGTGGCTGCCGTTATGGTAGAGCCGATCGTCGGCAACTTTGGGATGGTGATGCCGAAGCCGGGTTTCCTCGAAGGCCTATGTCAGATGACGCACGACAACGGCTCACTGGTCATCTATGACGAAGTTATCAGCGCTTTCCGCTTCCACTACGGATCTACCCAAACCTATGCGGGTCTGGCCAATCACGAGGCGATTCAGCCGGATCTTACGGCTCTTGGCAAAATCATCGGCGGCGGCCTGCCTATCGGCGCCTATGGCGGCCGTAAACACGTGATGGAACAGGTCGCACCGCTCGGCCCTGCTTATCAGGCCGGAACTATGGCGGGTAATCCCGCCTCCATCGCAGCCGGAATCGCTTGCTTGGAGGTTCTGCAGGGCGAAGGCGTATATGAAGAAATGGAGCGCTTGACCATCAAGCTGACGGAAGGCTTGCAGGCGTCCGCCGACCGCCACGGCATTCCGCTCACAATCAACCGCATCCGTGGCTCCTTCTCCACTCATTTCTGCGATCATCCGGTCACGAACTATGACGAAGCGCAGGACACCGACGGTGAAGCCTTCGCTGCATTCTTCCGCCATATGCTGGACCGCGGCGTGAACTTGGCTCCTTCCAAATACGAGGCCTGGTTCATGACCACCGCCCATACGGATGCTGACATCGAGGCTACGCTTGAGGCTGCGGAGGAATCTTTTAAGGCCATGAAGAATTAA
- a CDS encoding LCP family protein, with protein sequence MTKKTKKTIIWSVSLILAAVIGYGIYYAASFYDGLQSLQKSGDSSPFREIEKVDAKVPAPPEWEGTETVNILLMGVDARGFEEGEIPRSDSMLVASIDPVKKKMHLFSILRDTYVEIPGYDRNRINTAITHGPNTAMKAVGDLLGIPVQYYVYTDFQGFMKLVDSVGGVDFYVEKDMNYSSKADKNEYDIELKQGMQHLDGNTALQYVRFRYDAMGDFTRTERQRELLKAVAKKMQTTTSIMKLPDILKSVSPYIDTNLDVEDMWKLANVAYKSKMSGSEQVPPMKLLKEEHIGGAAVLTVGNPDTLKQYIQDILNPPTPDPETGGSEGTENNSETRGSVNNDSENGNPESSTAPSATTDRN encoded by the coding sequence ATGACCAAAAAAACAAAGAAGACGATTATATGGAGTGTCAGCCTCATCCTCGCCGCTGTTATTGGTTACGGCATTTATTATGCGGCGTCGTTCTACGACGGCTTGCAAAGTCTTCAGAAATCAGGTGATTCCTCCCCTTTTCGCGAAATTGAAAAGGTAGATGCCAAGGTTCCTGCGCCACCCGAGTGGGAAGGAACGGAGACGGTTAACATTCTGCTGATGGGCGTTGATGCACGCGGTTTTGAGGAAGGCGAAATTCCTCGTTCCGACAGTATGCTTGTTGCCTCGATTGATCCGGTGAAGAAAAAAATGCACTTATTCTCTATTTTGCGCGATACTTACGTAGAAATACCCGGATATGACCGAAACCGAATCAATACGGCCATCACGCACGGCCCGAATACGGCCATGAAGGCTGTAGGCGATCTGCTGGGCATTCCGGTTCAATACTACGTCTATACGGATTTCCAGGGTTTCATGAAGCTGGTTGATTCCGTCGGCGGGGTTGATTTCTATGTTGAGAAGGACATGAATTATTCCAGTAAAGCAGACAAAAACGAATACGACATTGAATTGAAGCAAGGCATGCAGCATCTAGATGGCAACACGGCGCTGCAATATGTCCGGTTCCGCTATGATGCGATGGGCGACTTTACCCGCACCGAGCGGCAGCGCGAGCTTTTGAAGGCCGTAGCCAAGAAAATGCAGACCACCACGTCCATCATGAAGCTTCCGGACATTCTGAAGTCCGTCAGCCCATATATTGATACCAATCTCGATGTCGAGGATATGTGGAAGCTTGCGAACGTTGCCTATAAGAGTAAAATGAGTGGCAGCGAACAGGTTCCTCCGATGAAACTCCTGAAGGAAGAACATATCGGCGGTGCTGCCGTTCTAACGGTAGGCAATCCGGATACGCTGAAACAGTATATCCAGGACATCTTAAATCCGCCAACGCCTGACCCTGAAACCGGAGGCAGCGAAGGTACGGAAAACAATTCTGAGACCCGTGGTTCTGTGAACAACGATTCTGAGAATGGTAATCCCGAAAGCTCCACTGCCCCATCTGCAACAACGGATCGTAACTAA
- the bcp gene encoding thioredoxin-dependent thiol peroxidase yields MSLIVDQTQLTVGSQVPDFSLPASNGEKVALSDFRGRKVVLFFYPKNMTPTCTEEACSFRDNYGALEQAGAVVIGISPDPLKSHAKFIDKHSLPYLLMSDEEHKVSEIFGVWQMKKMFGREYMGIVRSTFLIDEQGKLAGQWRKVKVKGHVEAVLTAVLS; encoded by the coding sequence TTGAGCCTTATCGTAGATCAAACGCAGTTGACAGTCGGAAGCCAGGTGCCGGATTTTTCACTTCCGGCTTCGAACGGGGAGAAGGTAGCATTAAGCGATTTTCGCGGACGTAAAGTCGTGCTGTTCTTCTATCCGAAAAATATGACCCCAACCTGTACCGAGGAGGCTTGCAGCTTCCGGGACAACTATGGTGCGTTGGAGCAAGCTGGCGCAGTGGTGATCGGGATTAGCCCGGATCCACTGAAATCCCATGCCAAATTCATTGATAAGCATAGCCTTCCCTATTTGCTCATGTCTGATGAAGAGCACAAGGTAAGCGAAATATTTGGCGTATGGCAGATGAAGAAGATGTTCGGCCGCGAGTATATGGGTATTGTACGCTCTACCTTCTTGATTGATGAGCAGGGAAAGCTTGCAGGCCAGTGGCGGAAAGTAAAAGTGAAAGGTCATGTCGAAGCGGTTCTCACAGCCGTGCTGTCATAG
- a CDS encoding polysaccharide deacetylase, which produces MKNMVRVTSIAVFFGVLAVLIMIGMGLEVQQPTDIYMEHAPLAAAPMTVTGQDIQVKPEASSKPIVTTAYKNTSAVNAAPVQYKKQSDKTVYLTFDDGPSDLTLDVLNILKREGIKGTFFVLGKEAETRPEIINRIYEEGHVIGNHTYDHRYDKLYGHFQDFWGQIKKTEEIIRLITGERPQLVRAPGGTAGHFDEAYFQFMKQGGYHVFDWNVDSGDSRYRGVPVKDIVKGATTKVNGNEAIVLLHDGRGHAESVKALPDIISYYKKQGYAFDVLSPEIQPVQFRAQQSARKVSQPSKQWIEEHVAANAALFETGRTLAVEFGGMETAFAAGEYKMVDGRLMVPLRALVERLGGSVSWKSHNKTVQVTLAGNRWEADPVGGLLFPMQTGGKPVSSDVHLIGGTAWIPLREALDFSGRPVTRVTYEESEYRVLTL; this is translated from the coding sequence ATGAAAAATATGGTGCGGGTAACATCAATTGCGGTATTTTTCGGCGTATTGGCAGTGCTCATCATGATCGGTATGGGGCTTGAGGTCCAGCAGCCGACTGACATATATATGGAACACGCTCCTCTGGCAGCAGCGCCAATGACAGTGACTGGGCAGGATATACAGGTGAAGCCGGAAGCGTCAAGCAAGCCTATCGTTACGACTGCATACAAGAATACATCGGCTGTGAACGCCGCACCTGTTCAATATAAGAAACAAAGTGACAAAACGGTATACCTGACATTTGATGACGGGCCATCGGATTTGACGCTTGATGTGCTGAATATTTTGAAGCGAGAAGGAATTAAAGGCACGTTTTTTGTACTGGGTAAGGAAGCGGAGACCCGTCCCGAGATTATTAACCGCATCTATGAGGAGGGCCATGTGATCGGGAATCATACATATGATCATCGTTATGACAAGCTCTACGGGCATTTTCAGGATTTCTGGGGACAGATTAAGAAAACGGAGGAAATCATTCGTTTAATTACGGGGGAACGGCCGCAGCTGGTCAGAGCTCCCGGGGGAACGGCCGGCCATTTTGACGAAGCCTATTTTCAATTCATGAAGCAGGGGGGCTATCATGTATTCGATTGGAACGTCGACAGCGGCGACTCCAGGTATCGAGGCGTCCCGGTTAAAGACATCGTAAAAGGAGCAACCACGAAAGTGAACGGCAATGAGGCAATTGTGCTTCTTCATGATGGTAGAGGTCATGCCGAAAGCGTAAAGGCTCTGCCGGACATCATTTCTTATTATAAAAAGCAAGGCTATGCCTTTGATGTACTGTCTCCGGAAATCCAGCCCGTTCAATTTCGTGCCCAGCAGAGTGCACGTAAGGTTTCGCAGCCTTCAAAGCAATGGATCGAGGAGCATGTCGCAGCCAATGCCGCGCTATTTGAGACTGGGCGAACGCTGGCCGTGGAATTCGGAGGAATGGAGACTGCGTTCGCGGCAGGGGAATACAAAATGGTGGACGGCCGGTTGATGGTACCGCTGCGGGCCCTGGTGGAGCGGCTCGGCGGAAGCGTGTCCTGGAAGTCTCACAACAAGACCGTGCAGGTGACGCTGGCAGGGAATCGCTGGGAAGCAGACCCGGTTGGCGGCTTGCTATTCCCCATGCAAACAGGGGGCAAACCGGTGTCTTCGGATGTTCATTTAATCGGCGGTACTGCTTGGATTCCGCTTCGGGAAGCGCTTGACTTTTCCGGCCGCCCTGTTACAAGAGTGACATATGAAGAAAGCGAGTATCGCGTTCTAACTTTGTAG
- a CDS encoding DUF1641 domain-containing protein, translated as MTETSSPQPSETPENVVGNQEAAASSRPDVLLEQLLKPEVQESLTTLVDNLPKLAEMLTVMTKAYDFGKSVATDPVLAEDTMASLSGFAKPVTTAAKSVASAAIEAGDRVHAQGDQAQIGVFGLMKMLKDPQVQKGLRYAQAFLDVLNERDQQNKR; from the coding sequence ATGACAGAAACATCTTCTCCACAGCCGTCCGAAACTCCGGAAAATGTTGTAGGAAACCAAGAAGCTGCGGCGTCCAGCCGTCCTGATGTGCTGCTCGAACAACTGCTCAAGCCCGAGGTTCAGGAATCCCTCACAACTCTCGTGGACAATCTTCCAAAACTTGCAGAAATGCTGACCGTCATGACTAAAGCTTATGACTTCGGTAAATCCGTAGCTACGGATCCCGTGCTTGCGGAAGACACTATGGCTTCCCTTAGCGGATTCGCGAAGCCGGTCACGACAGCAGCGAAAAGCGTTGCATCTGCAGCTATCGAAGCCGGTGACCGTGTACACGCTCAAGGCGACCAAGCTCAGATTGGCGTATTTGGTCTGATGAAAATGCTGAAAGATCCTCAGGTTCAAAAGGGTCTTCGCTATGCTCAGGCTTTTTTGGACGTTCTTAACGAGCGCGACCAACAAAACAAGCGTTAA
- a CDS encoding NAD(P)/FAD-dependent oxidoreductase produces the protein MSKHILILGGGYGGLLSALSAREHFGAGAKITLINRFPTHQIITELHRLAAGNIAEKAVALPLDKLLRGANVDLRIGNVKEIKPDERSVSLDDGGNFTYDALVIALGSETAFFGIPGLQENSFILKSVNDANRLRAHVESRIAEYSKTKNKADATIVVGGGGLTGVELVGEYADMKSELARKYGIDPQEITLYCVEAAPSILPGFPAELVDRATTSLQKRGVNFLTGLPITKMDGTTVELKDGSTIETSTLIWTGGVQGNSVVANCGIEVNRGRAVVNEFLQSASHPDVYVAGDSAVVMGPEGRPYPPTAQLAWQMGELIGYNIFAQLNGGVPASFTPVFSGTLGSLGRKDAIGTIGANKTQLKGLPATLMKEASNMRYLSHINGLFTLAY, from the coding sequence ATGTCTAAACATATTTTAATTTTGGGCGGAGGCTATGGCGGCTTGCTTAGTGCGCTTTCTGCACGCGAGCATTTTGGTGCTGGTGCAAAAATCACGCTGATCAACCGTTTCCCAACCCATCAGATCATTACAGAATTGCACCGTCTGGCAGCAGGCAACATCGCAGAGAAAGCAGTAGCTTTGCCACTCGATAAGCTTCTGCGCGGCGCGAACGTTGACCTGCGCATCGGCAACGTTAAGGAAATCAAGCCGGATGAGCGTTCGGTTTCCCTCGATGACGGCGGAAACTTCACATATGATGCCCTGGTTATCGCACTGGGCAGCGAAACGGCCTTCTTCGGCATTCCAGGACTGCAAGAGAACAGCTTTATCCTGAAGTCCGTGAACGATGCTAACCGTCTGCGTGCTCATGTGGAGTCCCGCATTGCGGAATATAGCAAAACGAAAAACAAAGCGGACGCTACCATCGTTGTTGGCGGCGGCGGCTTGACAGGCGTTGAGCTTGTTGGTGAATATGCCGATATGAAAAGCGAACTGGCTCGCAAATACGGTATCGATCCACAAGAAATCACGCTTTATTGTGTTGAAGCAGCTCCTTCCATTCTGCCAGGCTTCCCTGCAGAACTGGTTGACCGCGCAACAACAAGCCTGCAAAAACGCGGCGTGAACTTCCTGACCGGATTGCCGATTACCAAAATGGATGGCACTACCGTTGAACTGAAAGACGGCAGCACGATCGAAACCAGCACATTGATATGGACTGGCGGCGTACAGGGTAATTCCGTTGTGGCTAACTGCGGCATCGAAGTCAACCGTGGTCGTGCGGTTGTTAACGAATTCCTGCAATCCGCATCCCACCCTGACGTATACGTTGCTGGTGACAGCGCGGTTGTTATGGGACCGGAAGGTCGTCCATACCCGCCAACAGCACAGCTGGCATGGCAAATGGGCGAGCTGATCGGCTACAACATCTTCGCTCAATTGAATGGCGGCGTACCAGCTTCGTTCACACCGGTATTCTCCGGTACGCTCGGCAGCTTGGGACGTAAAGATGCCATCGGTACCATTGGTGCTAACAAGACCCAATTGAAGGGTCTGCCTGCAACCTTGATGAAAGAAGCAAGTAACATGCGTTACCTATCCCACATCAACGGTTTGTTTACACTGGCTTACTAA